A part of Eremothecium sinecaudum strain ATCC 58844 chromosome VII, complete sequence genomic DNA contains:
- the RPT6 gene encoding proteasome regulatory particle base subunit RPT6 (Syntenic homolog of Ashbya gossypii AGL043C; Syntenic homolog of Saccharomyces cerevisiae YGL048C (RPT6)) — translation MAAIQMSSVPLNTHDSGIKPYFEQKIQETKLKIRTKTANLRRLEAQRNALNDKVRFIKDELRLLQEPGSYVGEVVKIVSDKKVLVKIQPEGKYIVDIAKDINVKELKVSQRVCLKSDSYVLHKVLENKVDPLVSLMMVEKVPDSTYDMVGGLTKQIKEIKEVIELPVKHPELFESLGIAQPKGVILYGPPGTGKTLLARAVAHHTDCKFIRVSGAELVQKYIGEGSRMVRELFVMAREHAPSIIFMDEIDSIGSSRVEGGSGGGDSEVQRTMMELLNQLDGFETSKNIKIIMATNRLDILDPALLRPGRIDRKIEFPPPTVAARTEILRIHSRKMNLTRGINLRKIAEKMNDCSGADVKGVCTEAGMYALRERRIHVTQEDFELAVAKVMNKNDETAISVAKLFK, via the coding sequence ATGGCGGCTATACAGATGAGTTCAGTTCCACTTAATACGCATGATAGCGGTATTAAGCCTTATTTCGAACAAAAGATTCAAGAGACAAAGCTAAAGATCCGTACAAAAACTGCTAACTTACGTCGGCTGGAAGCCCAAAGGAATGCACTTAATGATAAGGTGCGTTTCATTAAAGATGAATTAAGATTACTGCAAGAACCGGGTTCTTATGTGGGTGAAGTGGTGAAGATTGTGAGTGACAAGAAGGTGTTAGTTAAAATTCAGCCAGAAGGTAAATACATTGTTGATATTGCTAAGGATATCAATGTCAAGGAATTGAAGGTATCACAGCGTGTATGTCTAAAGAGCGATTCTTACGTTCTTCACAAGGTCTTGGAGAACAAGGTTGATCCACTAGTATCCCTAATGATGGTAGAAAAGGTTCCGGACTCTACTTACGACATGGTGGGTGGTCTCACAAAGCAGATAAAAGAAATCAAAGAGGTCATTGAACTTCCAGTTAAACATCCTGAATTATTCGAAAGTTTAGGTATTGCACAGCCAAAAGGTGTTATCCTTTATGGTCCCCCAGGTACTGGGAAAACCTTACTAGCCAGAGCAGTGGCCCACCACACAGACTGCAAATTTATTAGAGTTTCAGGAGCAGAGTTAGTCCAGAAGTACATTGGTGAGGGTTCTAGAATGGTCAGAGAGCTCTTCGTCATGGCTCGTGAACACGCTCCGTCAATTATCTTCATGGACGAGATAGATTCCATCGGTTCCAGTCGTGTAGAAGGCGGCTCCGGAGGGGGCGACTCGGAAGTGCAGAGAACGATGATGGAACTTTTGAATCAATTGGACGGTTTCGAAACCTCCAAGAACATCAAAATCATCATGGCAACTAATAGACTTGATATTCTAGATCCCGCTTTGCTTAGACCAGGTAGAATCGACAGAAAAATCGAGTTCCCTCCACCTACCGTCGCCGCAAGAACCGAAATTCTAAGGATACATTCGAGAAAAATGAACTTAACTAGGGGCATTAATTTACGCAAAATAGCGGAGAAAATGAATGATTGTTCTGGGGCTGACGTGAAAGGTGTCTGTACAGAGGCTGGAATGTACGCTCTTAGAGAGCGTAGGATCCACGTTACACAAGAGGACTTCGAGTTAGCGGTCGCAAAGGTCATGAACAAGAATGACGAAACTGCCATCTCAGTGGCCAAGTTATTCAAATAG